Proteins from one Vespa crabro chromosome 11, iyVesCrab1.2, whole genome shotgun sequence genomic window:
- the LOC124428200 gene encoding cytochrome P450 4C1-like: MFLTISLCSIFILFLLHCFIRYGRVGRILHNIPGPNAYPIIGNVHYFLLDNENNLAKLWATNAKFYPIYKLWSFGYWTVTLLHPDDIEVLVRSTKHIEKSLPYTLLKPWLSTGLLTSGGEKWQTRRKILTPAFHFNILKHFVVTLNNEARYLITSLKEEEKGGSVVKDLQEFISQHTLNIICEAALGTSLKERSDLESNYRDAVRSFSNIVVFRYKRPWIYPNIIFEFSSSGRLQRKLLKTLHSFSKKIISERIQFHEETNGKYLHNYEEMDENEISCEERVENNKNPTFKKKLALLDLLIAACVKGNMIDVEGIQEEVDTFMFEGHDTTAVALCFALSLFAKHKDVQKRIRDEVNTVMQENYNLTIPMLQEFSYLERCLKESLRLYPSVHLILRYLTEDMQLKNYLIPAGTMCHLNIYSIHRNPEYWPNPEVFDPDRFLPENLKNRHPYSYIPFSAGPRNCIGQRFAMLELKVIVAYILHNFHLEPLSNLEDVKMLEDITLHSTKPLQVKFIPIK; this comes from the exons ATGTTCCTTACGATTTCATTGTgttcaattttcattttatttctactgCATTGCTTTATACGATATGGAAGAGTGGGAAGAATTCTTCATAATATTCCGGGTCCAAATGCATATCCTATAATAGGAAatgtacattattttttacttgacAATG aaaataatcttGCAAAACTTTGGGCAACAAATGCAAAATTTTATCCAATTTACAAATTATGGTCCTTCGGGTACTGGACAGTAACTTTGCTTCATCCGGATGATATTGAG GTACTAGTGAGAAGCACTAAACATATTGAAAAAAGTCTACCTTACACGTTATTGAAACCTTGGCTGTCTACCGGATTGCTAACCAGTGGAG GTGAGAAATGGCAAACACGTCGAAAGATATTGACACCAgcctttcattttaatatcctGAAACATTTCGTTGTCACTTTAAACAATGAAGCACGGTATCTTATAACATCtttaaaagaggaagaaaaaggaggttCTGTAGTTAAAGATTTACAAGAATTTATCAGTCAACATACACTTAACATAATATGCG AAGCAGCCCTTGGTACTTCTTTGAAGGAGAGGAGCGATTTAGAGTCTAATTATCGTGATGCGGTTCGTAGTTTCAGCAATATCGTAGTTTTTAG atATAAGAGACCTTGGATCTATcccaatattatatttgaattttcttcATCTGGTCGATTGCAAAGGAAACTATTGAAAACGTTGCACagtttttcgaaaaaa ATAATTTCCGAAAGGATACAATTTCACGAAGAAACTAATGGAAAATATTTGCATAATTATGAAGAAATGGATGAGAATGAAATCTCTTGTGAAGAACGcgtggaaaataataaaa ATCCGACGTTCAAAAAGAAACTTGCTCTGCTTGATCTGCTTATAGCCGCTTGTGTGAAAGGAAATATGATCGATGTGGAAGGCATCCAAGAAGAAGTCGACACTTTCATGTTTGAG GGTCATGATACTACTGCAGTGGCGTTGTGCTTTGCATTGAGTCTGTTTGCAAAACACAAAGATGTCCAG AAACGTATAAGAGACGAGGTTAACACGGTTATGCAAGAAAACTATAATTTGACGATTCCAATGCTTCAAGAATTTTCGTATTTAGAGAGATGTTTGAAAGAGTCACTTCGTTTATATCCAAGCGTTCATCTTATACTTCGTTATTTGACGGAGGATATGCAactaa aaaattatttaatcccGGCTGGCACGATGTGTCACTTAAACATCTATAGCATCCACAGAAATCCAGAATATTGGCCAAATCCCGAAGTTTTTGATCCCGATAGATTCTTGccagaaaatttaaaaaaccgTCATCCTTATTCCTATATCCCATTTAGTGCTGGACCAAGAAACTGTATCG GTCAAAGATTTGCAATGCTCGAGCTAAAAGTAATAGTAGCTTATATATTGCATAACTTTCATTTGGAACCGTTGAGTAATCTTGAGGATGTAAAAATGTTGGAAGATATTACGCTGCATTCGACCAAGCCCCTTCAAGTTAAATTTATACCAATAAAATAG